cgtggctgggagtagcttacctatggacaggtagtcaTAGCagataaaaaaataaggaattggtcgattgcattagaagcgatattaatgagttcagtaactcgggccaggtgatattagtgggagatatgaacgcgcacatggacgatttagacggatatactgattacaacggctctctagtgctggatttgtgcgATGaacttatagtagttaacagggagaataagtgtcacggacaggtaacgtggcaatgcggaaacaggcagtcatgtatcgactacgccttagtctcagaaatggtctacgaacaactagaccaaatgataatagacgaaaatggaaaaaatagcctgggaagcgatcatagacgtttagcattgaagtttgggcgagataccagcgcagaacatgaaccaatagcctcagagtttttaaaaatgaatgacgagcaaataacagagatcgcaaacaacatacagaagaaaattgaggcttttcctacagcagtctgggaatataaggaactggtggaggttatgcagcatgaaataaggcggacacggcaaaacaattgttggattggaaagaggaaaccacgtaagtggtggaacaaggaaattaaacaagctatagaagagcgtaaagaggcatctagggttcatcgagaagccaaaaagttgagATTACAaaaagaagaggtgctccttagatggaatacataccgagaaaagaaaagtgttgcgagtgagctcgtgcaagagaaaattaaatgcgcaagtgaacgttgggtgcataacattcacaaaacagacaaaggcgccccaaaaagattctgggactatataaaagcactcggagctccaactagaaactcgcaaacggctataagggatgaagacggtaacatctatgaaggcgatgatgcgctgcggtacatcacagacgttatcaggcataacttcggcacgagaaaaagcgtagttcagacaacagatccagcaacaacagagaggcctgagagatcaaaatttagcatagaaagcttttattggaaaaaggcagcagaaaatgtccctaacaacacggcagcaggacccgatgaaatcccaatacagctaatcaaaaacctcggtccaaaaagcaaggcattgctgactaatgccatggagcaagtgattagaacaaagaatattcccgttggatggcgtgaaagcaagatgaatctcatctacaaaggcaaaggagataaggataacacgagctcgtacaggccagttacagtaacgtcggtgatatatagaatggcaatgcaagccataaaattagaactgtcgaagtgggtggaggaaaacggtgtattggggaaactacagaatgggttcaggctaggcagacgcttagaagacaatatgtttgtactaactcagtgcaaagagatttcagtagctcagaaaagacctttatggatagcatttctagatattaaaggagcttatgacaacgtagacagggaattgttgtgggatattattcaatacgaaggcatagatgacgattttgtggagctgctgagggagatatatcgagacaaccaagtacaagtggcatgggaaggccgaaaaggaaatgaaatggtgggaattcaccaaggattgaagcaaggatgccctctgtcaccattgttgttcacgccttacgtcaagggcatagaaagacgactggaaaacagcgaattaggttttgatttatcctacatgcgtaatggacaaatggtgcaacagaaggtccctggactgatgtacgcagacgacattgtgctactagcggacaataaaaaagatttacagatacttgcgaatatctgtgggaacgcagcgacaaatctgggccttaagtttagcacagagaaatcagggattatgatctttaatgaacacacgagtaacttcgtggtgtcaattcaacagcaagtaatacccatagtgaagcaatataagtacctcggcgtacacataaacgaaggaaagaattactcaagcaaccaccaagataatctgaaaataaaggggaagcggaatgcaacaataatgaaacacagagcactgtggggccacaataagtatgaggtggtgcgtggaatctggaaaggagtaatggtgccagcgctaacattcgcaaatgccattatgtgcttaaaatcggatatattggcgggtttggaagttaaccaaagatcagtaggccggttggctttgggagcacacggtaatacgacaaatgaggcagtgcatggtgacatgggttgggcctcttttgaagtcagagaagcacaaagcaaaattagttttgaagaaaggctcaggaacatggatgaaaataaatgggcggctaaagtgcccaagtatctctacatgaaaagcgttgacacagaatggaggaagaggtcaaggaagttggcaaccaagtacaggataatcgaaactgtaaatagacaaccaggggtcctcagaaagaaagtgagagaaatacaGACCGTGAGTTGGATGCAaaaaatggaaacgaaaaggacaatggagatttacaagaatgagaagaaagaaattagaagggaaaatctgtacgataacacaaagggcagtgccttgctatttgaggctcgagccggttgcctaaggacgaaaacatatcggaacaaatattcggaactagatgagacatgtgtatactgcagtaaagatccagagaccactcagcacatcctaatggaatgcgacgggatccacccagcgagaaccgtaggtaacgtgcaactcccagaagcgcttgggtttaaagtggaaggaaacataaacagatcagccgtagagatcagcaagagacgattagagtactggtggaaaaaaagcagggaaaagatggatacgacccgatctcttaaaatcataggcagcggtacaacgtaaatttttgaaaaagaaaaataatgagaggtatacaaaaatgctagataaagagcatgtatagtatacctgattaaatcaagcaggctaggtgactatttgtcgccgccccgtttcaaaggggatgccaataaatcatcatcatcatcatcatcggtgaaATTgagacttagcctgcctaatccGTTTtgtacacgcgcgcgcgtcggggcaatagccaacaattaataaaataataaaaagtgtgctagggccttcccattttaatataagacaacttatattgcccctggaaaaacgtcctCCCAGCAATTTATTTCTGTTTAAAAacgaagccgactttaaggggataggtgtaagcttggtctttgtaagctggctttcccacgtttgtgttgcagtgaagcccactgaaagaaaaatgcgatgcgaacggggcccgataaagctatcgcgttccactcttaaaggcgaagcttaagcgtcctccatttttttactTCGTAATGCGCATAGAATAAAGCGCGAACGCACAATAATAAAGTAACTGCAAAATGTGTACCTAATAACAGCCTACTTACGGGCAGCAATCTCACAACATACGAAGTACCAAGGTTTCACCGCCAGTTCGCGCCACTTTGATTCCTACTTAAATGGGCGAACAGCGTGCTTGAATCTAATGGTCTAGTTAACCTTTCCTTCTCTCTATTTAGCTCGGGGCTCCCATACATGGGACGGAGAAATCTTTCTCGGCACCCCTGCAACAAGTTTAGTAAGGCATTTTAAAGAATTAGCTAAAATCTAATGACTGTAGTACACACATGTTTTATTTAGTGAGTCTGAAATATgcaaaatgctgaaaaaaaaactcaGCTATCAAGCTTGCAACTTTATAACTGAGCAATGAAAAACCAAATCACACTTCCGTAAACTTCATATAATATTACATTTGAAGCGCACAAAATTGACATATTGTACACCGCTCTGGAATGTACCCCGAAGTATGACTTTTGCAAGACTTCTGTAAAATCGTAACATTCCACTAAACTGTAAATTCATATATAAATCCTGTCCTGCTGTACGTACATGATCTAGCGGTTGCAGTTTACAAAACTGTAACATCAGTTTTTGGTACTCAGGTATAGATGTGTAAACTACGGGCTTAATTTTTTTAACTTCGTAGTTTTGTAGAATTTTTGCAAAACTTTGACGCGCTAAATACAATATGCTTGCTGCAGTCACTGCAATTTACTGTTCTCTCTCCAAAGCAATAAATTTCATTTAAATCAGTCCAGTGGTTGTGCCATAAAAGCATTTCCGCGTTGTACACGTATTTGGATATCAGAGTTGgcaacgccttgccacgatcgCGCACCCGTCGCACAGGCGGCTTCCACGTTCGCCGCTCCAAGCAGCCAGCATTCCTCCTCGATCACTCGCGGGAGCAGGCGCTTCGAGACCACTGAAGGTCACAAAGGCACTCACGCGATACAGTTCCGACTTGCAATGACTCGCGATAACAATGAGTATACCACAGAAAAAGTGGCATTATCCTATGGCCATATCAGCAGAGCGGGCTACACATGCGATGGAGCAGGCTTTCGTTTGTTCATTcagtatattgacccttttcgcggcgatcccgtgggcgctgccttttttgatcacgtggggacgtgtccattgcttgcctcaactgccttcgttgcctccttgtttacaatggaagtgtatgacgccggcgcggcttagaaaacctctgttttcggagatatcgtagacggtgactaggtggacgacacgaagctttgatcacagcttcagagaacatgaaaaagcactttcggagctgaatAAGCTATGTCCAAACTGCGTAAGCAGcgtatggtgcttgttctaaaagcggggctaaatatgtattccaagctatccaagctttccgattatgaattcagtcaggattagtgtgttttgctcttttttctttattcagtaaatattttgaagcagtggcttgtcagtttctgactcagtgaagttcctcggtgcggccactatctgattattttctgcctaatcgctcgcgggtatgctcagttccgatagatttgttcttgctgcgcacaaggcttgaaacgtagctgttttgtacattgtaataccttgtagcaaatatattttacagctagtaactcgcttactcttgtggacgaaacattcagcttcgaccattcgtgcgccataggtgtagtctgtcacttattgtgcgtatacagtgcgcatatattcaagtgtgcgcccattcacttattcttaatacgtcggcgatagagtgggcgtaagttttcctgccatttgggacagatgtgtataggtaacgtgcgcgaaacttactatgacaggaagcggcgctactccctttgtcattgtttaacgagtggtactcactcctGCCGACGTTcaggggatgaagccctttctttgaaggttagctatACAAGGCtgggcggatgagcaaatttctgtatcctcgaggaaagccgtacatcacgaagtgccgctaacacgttcggacagttgcagcagcggtccgcgaacttggccacgcagattcattctattccttagcatgccagtcactatttttacagccaactactgcacaagtCTTCaattcaatccacatgattctatctagcatgattggagcacagtgtgttcgcgaaaactcagttgcatatccgacagctgatcgcacagaattaaggtaaaagcggtaatggtttcgtattcgcgcgcGGTCTCTTAGGATGGCGCGCCGttgtgagcgccatctcgtttctctaaaacaaactgctccgcgaaaagggtcaatatctaCGGCGATGACGGTGCCTGGTCCTCCTCCTCGTTGTCTTAGTTGATGAATCGGAACTTAATATCGGCAGTTATATTTGGATAAAAGGAACCATGGCTATAGGCTTGCAGGCTGGTGATGACGTCATTTGTGAAATTATTTCAGTCGGAGAACCGGTGAAAGTGCACGTAAAGTGAACCACGCAGCGAGACTTGGCACTTGCTCCAAGTGACAATGGGGTCGCAAGGTTACGGCAGTGGTGACCTTGTGACAGGACTGTCGCGTGACGTACAATGTGCACACCACACCTGAGCATGGGCGCCAATGAGCGCAGGCTGTGGACGCTGCCCAAGTGTTGTCCCACCCGGCAGGCGATGCGCCGCTGGCACTCCGGGGGCAGCTGGCTCACCTGCTGCTGCCGCTCGAGCACGTACTGGGCCATGTCGCGCCGCTGGCGGAGAAGCTGCGTCCCGCACGGCAAGGTGAAGCTCGAAACGCTCACAATGGAATGAACGAAAAGCGAGACTAAGAGGGATTAACAAAACAACTTCTCAATTGCTGCGGTTTAAGCTGCCCTATATACCGTTTAAGCAAAGCGGACATCACACAACTTATTCTTTCTGCAACAGAATAAATGTAGTATACTTGTAGACCTATTCCTAGAAGAAGGAAATCTCTTGCAAACAATGGATGTGTTCTCGCTATGATGAAATTCAACATTTACTCTTTGCATTACgtgcagcagtggcgcaccgacgggggggggggggggttgtaaccccccccccccctgaggcggAGTTAACCCCCAattttgtttaaccccctttctttccttgcgcctttgagtactgcaactaagatgtaagacatgcaatcgtctgcacactcgcaaaaagcgcattttttgacagtttcccgtgaagaaattgaaatcagtgctgtttagatggtattgacaaactaaggcaaactgtgaactccccctggcagagatcatGGGTGCGCTACTGACGTGCAGTATATAATACTGAAATGATTATTGCTTGTATTGTATCACCTACTACTTATGTATATGTTGTGCACCTTTTGTGCTATTTAAAAACATTATATGGTTGTAATGGTTGTAACTATGAAAAGTACTTATTATGTATGTCATGTGTTGTTTCTTTTTATAATATTTGTATTACTTTCATTACTGACCTCATGTTAAATTATGTACCTTAGACACTGTTTATCGTCTGCCGTTTGTCGCTGCCCGTAAAGTGGGGCCGAGGACTACGTCATATCCTATTGATTTTTGTCCACGGTCTTCAATATCAGTGGTGTTGAAATAAAGTGAATTGAATGCAAGAGTAATTATAAGATGAGTACAAGTCTTCACTAGTAACTGGACTTGATAGCTGTGGACATTTATAATTTAAAATTTGAGATGTCAAGCGATACTGGAGATGCAGTCCGTTGGACTAGCGGTATCCGAGCTGATCATGACGTAACAAACTCTGCGTCCAATGTGGGGCTCCTCTCCCGCACTCATCTGGCAGGGACATTTGTGCTGCTTTACCTTGAGCGTGCCGTCGCTGCTTCGACGGCTGCCAGTGGACCCGAACAGCACCTTGAAGGCCATGTCAGTGAAGTAGTTGACGACGACGCGTGCCATTTTGACGAACACCTTGTCCCACTCGGCCGCCTCGAACACCCTGAGCAGGCTGGAGAAGACCCGCCCTTCGGGCTGCGCCGTGCGATGCTGCGGCGGGGCCCACTCGACCGCCGCAGGCCATTCGGGCAGCACCGACGACGGTGCGGCAGCTGCGCAACATCATTGCACGACGTCACAGGTCGACTGTGCTCTCTCGATGTTTATTCTCTATTCAAAGCGACCCATGTGCCTGATCAGGCCTTGCACGAAAAACACAATAAAGAACAGTGTAGCTAGAAGCGAAATGGCATCTCACTTATTATGCAAAAAGGCTAACCGCAGTTCGTTGATGGTGTTCGCAGAGCGAGGAGTTTATGACAAAGTTCACAGACGCGCATCGCACAAGAACTCCGGAGGGACTGGACTACGGCGGCGATGTCGAATTGCCAGGGTGTTAAAAGGCCAAACTTTGCGCGTGGATCAATTATGAGGCTGAAAAACTGGAGTACGTCCCGTAGTAAGCACACATTAAGACCCTCCAGGATTTCCAAATACAATGCGAGGTTCCTTGAAATTTGGTTAACAACGGGTCTTGTAATTTTACAGGATAACCTTTAAGGACATGACTAGTGTGTACGTCGGGTCTACCAAATATCCCGACGCATGGGCCCCCGTGCCATGAGGCTGCTTTGAGAGTACGCTGACAAAAGCTTCGCTCACTTCCAGAGAGGGACGTCACCAAAATGCGTCCGTCCACGCTGCCAAGGTTTACTTTAACATTTATTAAATGGGCACTGTAACACGTTCTTGAACACGTTAAGAAAATATTCGCGACACTTAAGTCAATGCTGTCATGAACAAGAGGCAAATGTTATTCTGTTACATGCCACAGCTAGGCAACACCACCcacccttccctgcccccccccccccccctttgggtCAGAATACATCGCTTGCTCTCTCTTGTGGCTCTCGAGGCCTTTCTCTATTTTGCCGCTGTCAGTTTTGTCACAGCTAGCGCGACAGCCCAGTACGCCAACCACTGGGCGATTTTTCATGGCCGTGAGCTATAGTGGCGTAGCTAGTTATTATAGTTAGAACATTATTTCGTGGGTTAGGCAGCGGTCCTATGTGTTTGTACTCGTCGTTCCCGCTACCCGCAAACACCCACCCGCCCAATTTTCCTTTAGTAATGAGCGAAGGCTCTCGCCCCGCATGCACACCCCTTAAATCATCTACAGCCAAGCGGGGGAAGCGAAGGTTGCTAACGCGTTGCGCCCGCGTCGCTCATTCGTCGCCCTTTGGCGTCATTGTCAGACGCGAACTTGAACTTGTAGCGGGAACTGCGCTAGAAACGAGAACTGACATACACACGCGGTTGTTTTGTAACCCGGTTGTAtgtgcgacgcgaattgtgtagtactttctggaagccaagcggcaccagcgattacactggaaccttcgacgagtcatgtttAAAGCCAACgtgcttgacccgctgatcagatgtacgacgattgccgactctgctgcatgtctctctcaaattctttgcctcaatatatcgcgaaatgaaaacaagtTTAGAACTGCgttcaaattttgcattagggagtatcgcaatcgtcggtggATTTTTTCTCACAATGTGAAAtctctgctgttcttgctcctgcgaGGCAATAAGTGCTGGTGTAACTCTTGTGTAGAAATAgcctaaaaaagtcgcagtttcgccggaaaggtgaagcatcaattgcgatagtaaatttactagtagagagctatatcgAGTAAGGATAGtggctttatcggctgcataaacttggacacattcgcttaccaactgaattaacaagtatggtgtcagcgcgcacaagagaacatgaatagatcacactcaatgaccacagagaaccactgtcaaaacgctggcgtgagcaaacgtgccggcagcagcgaccgaaggttagtgcagtctatcgcttcaacggcaactgagcagcgaaagtacagcgcatagaaaggtatgatccgcgtggagatcgctttcaagatacggtgcgcgcgagagccCCCAGCCGCGCAAAATACTACGCAGTTGCTGGCACAGTAGAAGCCGCGccgcctccctcccgcgctgccttcccgctttcctcctttcgcgtgggagatagagtcgccagttccccttgcacccggtcgcaagatgcgcatttggtgccgccgctaaacgtcgcctcccctccctccctccctcccatcaccccacggcctttcgcacgacggaacacgtcgtgtttgctttccgccatgctttcactcgcatatacagcatacggcgcgcggcgacgatgttatcgccgtttgactttatacggagcctcacggcgacgacgacgccgtcgtcgctattgctatcgcaataaaatgaatgaacaATGTCATAAGTGACACATGCCATTACAAAAAATTGAAGGTAGTGTTATATTTGTATTGTAGCGGCTCCTCACGTTCGACAAGGTCGTTTTCACCAacgtatgcagggtgtcccagctatcacgcagcacgatttgaaaaaaagaggaacggcgttacgcgaagccaacctagtgcgtattgtttccagtagaaTGGAgtggccgccagtaatttttttgcgatagcaattatatggacactccaagcgtatttctgccgtcgccgtcgtcgtcgcgtgAGAAAGCATGCGAcagtgagccggcgatcgcagctcaatctcgcgcacgcaagagagcgaagcgggaaggaagcgggccgtcttccagtcgcgcccAATGCTCCGGGGGAAGGGTAGCGTGGAGGGAGGCCACACGCTTCCTCCCGgacggctgtatcttgaaagccgtctgcggcgggggcagagtccttcttTCCTGCGTTGTGTTTTTGCGGATCAGttattattttgttaattattttgCCGATAAGCATATTCCATTTGTCACTATTCCTACTAACCGCCACAAATCATGGTTCACTAAAGCTTTGAAAACACTTGAGAACAAAAAAAGCGTCTCTTTCGTTCCGCGAAGTTAAAACCAAATGCTGACTCGTGGGACACTTAGTATGAAGCTGAACACGCATATCTAACAGAAGTTCGCCAAcgcaagcattctttttttcactcagACCTCCCCCGCATGATAACTGATAATCCTCGCAAATTCTGGCAGACCTTCAACCCTCAGCCTACTCATACTATCCATATTTATAATGATCAGTTTGATATTCTTTCAGATTCTGAGGGCGCTCATACTTTCAATGCCGCCTTTTCCTCAGTTTTTACAAGCGAACATGAAGTCCCCCTACCTGTGTTTTCTGCGCCTGCCATGTCTACAATGCCGGCCATAAATTTTTCGACCAACGGCGTCGCGTCACTAATTGAGAAACTAAAAGTGTCTTCGTCCTAACGTGTTGATGAAATCAACTCTAAACTATTAAAAAACGCTAAGCATATTTCTGCCGCATTTTAAACTTTGTTGTTCTCAGAGTCTTTGTCCTCGGGCACTCTACCAAACGAATGGAAAGTGGGCAAGGTCGTCTCGGTCTGCAAGTCAGGTAACCAAGTTTCACCGTTAAATTACCGGCCTATCTCCATTACAAGTATACCCTCTAAAATCATTGAACATATCATTTACACTCATATAATGAACTTCCTCGATCGCAATAGCTTTTTTCATCCATCACAGAATGGTTTTCGCAAGGGATTTTCTTGCGAAACCCAGTTAGCTCTTTTCCTTCATGATCTATACTTAAGCTTTGACACCAACACATAGACTGACGCAATTTTCCTTGACTTTGCTAAAGCGTTCGATAAGATACCTCATCAACGCTTACTATTAAAACTTTCTCATTTGGGCTTGTATCCAGCTGTCTTACAATGGATTAAAGAATTCCTCACTAACGGCTCACAGTATGTATTTATGTATCAATAACACTTCATGTAACCCTGTTGCTGTATCATCTGGCGCCCCCCAGGGCTCCGCACTGGGCCCCCTATCGTTTCTCATATACAT
This genomic stretch from Dermacentor silvarum isolate Dsil-2018 chromosome 2, BIME_Dsil_1.4, whole genome shotgun sequence harbors:
- the LOC119439893 gene encoding uncharacterized protein LOC119439893; its protein translation is MARVVVNYFTDMAFKVLFGSTGSRRSSDGTLKLLRQRRDMAQYVLERQQQVSQLPPECQRRIACRVGQHLGSVHSLRSLAPMLRTVDRSLVEAALHGVSHSDCDMAYPDCQLA